A stretch of bacterium DNA encodes these proteins:
- a CDS encoding chemotaxis protein CheW produces MSFIQKQQEKSLGELLVQSGRLQRDQLQKALGEQQRSAEPLGKTLVRLGYVNEHDVLNALQGLLVVTFRLAREDFAFEALFVREIIRHQEINQLPKMPPFIEGLIKYRGIVVPIMNLAAKLQQASQTLSDESRIIVVECASQIFGLLVDEVEAVVQLPMDRIESSPAVLRGLDARYIYGVGKYNDRLITVLHLENILENVQAHDVLPDAGELQ; encoded by the coding sequence ATGAGTTTTATCCAAAAGCAGCAGGAAAAATCTTTGGGCGAATTGTTGGTGCAAAGCGGGCGCTTACAACGGGATCAACTGCAAAAAGCGCTGGGTGAACAGCAGCGTTCGGCCGAGCCGTTGGGAAAAACGCTGGTTCGTCTCGGTTATGTGAATGAACATGATGTTTTAAATGCGCTCCAAGGGCTTTTGGTGGTTACCTTCCGGTTGGCCAGAGAGGACTTTGCTTTTGAGGCGCTCTTTGTCCGTGAAATAATTCGTCATCAGGAAATTAATCAATTGCCCAAAATGCCGCCCTTTATTGAAGGGCTGATTAAGTATCGCGGTATTGTCGTACCGATCATGAATCTGGCAGCCAAACTCCAACAGGCATCACAGACACTTAGCGACGAGTCACGGATTATTGTGGTGGAGTGTGCGTCACAAATTTTTGGTTTGTTGGTTGACGAAGTCGAGGCGGTGGTGCAGCTGCCCATGGACCGGATTGAGAGTTCGCCGGCGGTATTGCGCGGGTTGGATGCCAGATATATTTACGGTGTCGGCAAGTACAATGATCGTCTCATAACAGTATTGCATCTGGAAAATATTTTAGAAAACGTGCAGGCCCATGATGTTTTGCCGGATGCAGGGGAGCTTCAATGA
- a CDS encoding chemotaxis protein CheD: MPERIKVGMASWKIARDKDSLITFGLGSCVGLGLWDPQTKIAAMAHIMLPDSKQPRFKQELNPAKFADTAVMVMLERFPQLGVPVARLQAKVVGGANMFVFGNKNSNTDSLNIGQRNIIAVKEKLKEAGIFLASEDTGGTSGRSVEYFSETGMMRVRTALAGEHEL; this comes from the coding sequence ATGCCTGAAAGAATTAAAGTGGGTATGGCGAGTTGGAAAATTGCCCGCGATAAAGATAGTTTGATAACCTTTGGTTTGGGGTCGTGTGTGGGTCTTGGCTTATGGGATCCCCAAACCAAGATTGCAGCCATGGCTCATATTATGTTGCCGGATTCCAAACAGCCGCGTTTCAAGCAGGAACTCAATCCGGCTAAATTTGCGGATACGGCGGTTATGGTGATGTTGGAGCGTTTTCCACAATTGGGTGTCCCGGTCGCACGTTTGCAGGCTAAAGTGGTGGGGGGGGCCAATATGTTTGTCTTTGGAAACAAGAATTCCAATACGGATAGTTTGAATATCGGGCAACGGAACATTATCGCGGTGAAAGAAAAATTAAAAGAAGCAGGTATTTTTTTAGCTTCTGAAGATACGGGCGGGACTTCGGGTCGTTCAGTGGAATATTTTTCCGAAACCGGCATGATGCGTGTTCGAACCGCATTGGCCGGGGAACATGAGTTATGA
- a CDS encoding P-II family nitrogen regulator: MKLIKCIIPVTKLELLKDALLQEGVQGMTVYEAKGYGIHGSQLTHKVSRNYLVEFQPRIVLEIVIEEALLEKILKIIISTAKTGRLGDGKLFVLPVEETVRIRTGERGESAL, translated from the coding sequence ATGAAACTGATTAAATGTATTATCCCGGTCACGAAGCTCGAATTATTGAAGGACGCACTCTTGCAGGAAGGGGTGCAAGGGATGACGGTTTATGAGGCCAAGGGTTATGGTATTCATGGATCGCAGTTGACACATAAAGTGAGTAGGAATTACTTGGTTGAATTTCAACCCCGAATTGTGTTAGAAATAGTTATTGAAGAAGCATTGCTGGAAAAGATTTTAAAAATAATTATTTCGACAGCCAAGACCGGACGCTTGGGAGATGGGAAATTATTTGTTCTTCCGGTTGAGGAAACTGTTCGTATTCGCACCGGCGAGCGGGGAGAATCGGCGTTATAG
- a CDS encoding chemotaxis response regulator protein-glutamate methylesterase: MDASRTIRVLSVDDSAFMRKTISNILNAAEDIEVVATARDGMDAVQKVTDYHPDVVTLDIEMPNLDGLQTLGYIMSECPTPVVMLSAYTEKGGEMTMKALEYGAVDFICKPSGPISLDLAKVAEDLVAKVRAAAQVDISRLSFLEYEKLKQIVSIPETMIAGRQVVVIASSTGGPRALYAVVPDLPADFPAAVLIVQHMALGFTKSMAERMNRISNLSVKEAEDGDEVLAGHVYIAPSNYHMIVVSESGKEVIRLHQGPTRNSVRPAADVTMESAAKVYGANCLGVVLTGMGHDGTQGAAVISKNKGKILAEARESCVVYGMPKSVVEAGVVDGIYPVEMISEQIQKKVFEFKSRKIKPGSQA, from the coding sequence ATGGATGCTTCTCGGACTATTAGAGTCTTGTCGGTGGATGATTCGGCGTTTATGCGGAAAACCATCAGTAATATTCTTAATGCTGCCGAAGATATTGAGGTTGTGGCCACGGCCCGGGATGGCATGGATGCCGTTCAAAAAGTTACTGATTATCATCCTGATGTGGTAACCCTGGATATAGAGATGCCCAATTTAGACGGGCTGCAGACCCTGGGTTATATTATGAGCGAATGTCCCACACCGGTGGTCATGCTTTCCGCCTATACGGAAAAGGGCGGCGAGATGACCATGAAGGCGCTTGAGTACGGGGCGGTTGATTTTATCTGCAAACCTTCCGGGCCGATCAGTCTTGATCTGGCAAAAGTTGCTGAGGATTTGGTGGCGAAAGTCCGGGCAGCTGCGCAGGTGGATATTTCCCGACTGTCATTTTTGGAATATGAAAAATTAAAGCAGATTGTTAGTATTCCCGAGACCATGATTGCCGGCCGCCAAGTTGTGGTGATTGCGAGTTCGACCGGAGGTCCCCGGGCGCTGTATGCTGTGGTACCGGATCTTCCGGCGGATTTTCCGGCAGCGGTATTGATTGTGCAACATATGGCACTCGGTTTTACCAAATCGATGGCGGAAAGAATGAATCGTATCAGCAATCTTTCCGTCAAGGAGGCGGAGGACGGCGATGAGGTGTTGGCGGGGCATGTTTATATTGCGCCGAGTAATTATCACATGATTGTTGTGAGTGAATCCGGCAAGGAAGTTATCCGGCTGCATCAGGGACCTACCCGAAACAGTGTCCGTCCGGCTGCGGATGTGACAATGGAGTCTGCGGCCAAGGTTTACGGTGCCAATTGTCTGGGTGTCGTTTTGACCGGGATGGGCCACGATGGAACGCAAGGTGCGGCTGTGATCAGTAAAAATAAAGGGAAAATCCTGGCCGAGGCGAGAGAAAGCTGTGTTGTTTACGGGATGCCCAAATCAGTTGTAGAAGCCGGTGTGGTAGATGGTATTTATCCGGTTGAAATGATAAGCGAGCAGATTCAAAAAAAAGTCTTTGAATTCAAATCCAGGAAAATAAAACCAGGGAGTCAGGCATGA
- the rfaD gene encoding ADP-glyceromanno-heptose 6-epimerase, which yields MIVVTGGAGFIGSAFIWKLNAQGIEDILVVDALDDTDKWKNLVNLRFDGYLDHQEFIEKINSDSLPADIRAIVHMGACSATTERDSDYLMRNNYQYTRRLAEWSLVHKVRFIYASSGATYGNGDQGYSDEDAKTPGLKPMNMYGYSKHLLDLWALKSGAARQMAGLKFFNVFGPNEYHKEDMRSVVHKAFGQIKETGKVGLFKSYKPEYNDGEQVRDFVYVKDVVEVMWWLLNNPTTNGIFNVGTGKARTWKDLVYAVFTAMAQEPKIEFIEMPENLRDRYQYRTEAAIDKLIGAGYPGSFMSLENAVADYVQNYLMKDDPHL from the coding sequence ATGATTGTTGTTACCGGCGGCGCCGGTTTTATCGGTAGTGCGTTTATCTGGAAATTAAATGCGCAAGGGATTGAAGATATCCTGGTTGTGGATGCGTTGGATGATACGGATAAATGGAAAAATTTGGTAAACCTCCGTTTTGATGGATATCTCGATCATCAAGAATTCATTGAAAAAATAAATTCGGACAGTCTTCCTGCCGATATTCGTGCAATTGTGCATATGGGTGCCTGCAGCGCCACCACGGAACGGGATTCGGATTATTTGATGCGGAATAATTATCAGTATACCCGCCGGTTGGCGGAATGGTCGCTGGTGCACAAAGTTCGTTTTATTTATGCCAGCTCGGGTGCGACCTATGGCAACGGTGATCAGGGATATTCTGATGAAGATGCCAAGACACCGGGGCTCAAACCCATGAATATGTATGGCTACTCAAAACATTTGCTGGATTTGTGGGCGCTGAAATCCGGTGCAGCCCGGCAAATGGCCGGATTGAAATTTTTCAATGTTTTTGGGCCGAATGAATATCACAAAGAAGATATGCGAAGTGTTGTGCACAAAGCGTTTGGTCAAATTAAAGAAACCGGAAAAGTCGGTCTGTTTAAATCCTACAAGCCTGAATACAACGACGGTGAACAGGTACGCGATTTTGTTTATGTAAAAGACGTGGTGGAGGTCATGTGGTGGCTTTTGAATAATCCCACGACCAATGGCATTTTTAATGTCGGGACCGGAAAAGCACGTACCTGGAAAGATCTGGTCTATGCTGTTTTTACAGCCATGGCCCAGGAACCGAAAATTGAATTTATAGAAATGCCGGAAAATTTGCGCGATCGTTATCAATACCGCACCGAGGCGGCGATTGATAAACTGATCGGGGCCGGATATCCGGGAAGCTTCATGTCCCTGGAAAATGCTGTCGCGGATTACGTGCAGAATTATTTGATGAAAGACGATCCGCACCTTTAG
- a CDS encoding KAP family NTPase → MFSIELLEKIKHIFDVPRIVFVLGIDKIQLSISIRTIYGKIDVDNYLRRLFDMEFILSTNDSGKYCKSFNQKNKFSAHFQERQAKGRIHSDDYGRFIMCFEVISYRFGLTLREIEHYYRLFIFVDRNTHDNHHMYPIILNVLILLKIKNNIFYREYVQGVKHAGEVVDYFSKCFLEERVTDDGWLAEIECDLYCAEYIMGQQGNGIIEQLKRLVEESEISDGDYLSERLKRGSKEKAQLMFRMVQEGVQKRGQAVATRNIVLNYIIPKLEICEIR, encoded by the coding sequence ATATTTTCTATTGAGCTTTTAGAAAAAATAAAGCATATATTTGATGTTCCTCGAATAGTATTTGTGCTTGGGATAGATAAAATACAATTGTCAATTTCAATTAGAACAATTTATGGAAAAATTGATGTTGATAATTATTTGCGCCGACTATTTGATATGGAATTTATACTATCAACGAATGATTCTGGGAAGTATTGCAAGTCATTTAACCAGAAAAATAAATTTTCAGCACATTTTCAAGAGCGGCAGGCAAAAGGAAGGATTCACTCTGATGATTATGGGCGATTTATAATGTGTTTTGAGGTAATAAGTTATCGTTTTGGTCTAACGTTACGAGAAATAGAACACTATTATAGATTATTTATTTTTGTAGATAGGAATACTCATGATAATCATCATATGTATCCCATTATATTGAATGTATTAATATTACTTAAAATAAAAAATAATATTTTTTATCGTGAATATGTGCAAGGTGTAAAGCATGCCGGTGAAGTTGTTGATTATTTTTCGAAATGTTTTCTCGAGGAAAGGGTTACTGATGATGGATGGTTGGCTGAGATTGAGTGTGATCTCTATTGTGCTGAATATATAATGGGACAACAAGGTAATGGAATAATAGAGCAATTAAAGAGACTTGTGGAAGAGTCAGAAATAAGTGATGGTGATTACTTGTCAGAACGTCTAAAAAGAGGGTCCAAAGAAAAGGCACAATTAATGTTTCGGATGGTGCAGGAAGGTGTGCAGAAGAGAGGGCAAGCTGTTGCTACAAGAAATATAGTTTTAAATTATATTATTCCGAAATTGGAAATATGTGAAATACGATAA
- a CDS encoding KAP family NTPase, translated as MNLPLKINEEIIDSQNIWKDDTLSRKIIADGLTNIVASEMNSMVLCVDGGWGTGKTFLLQRWHAQLEKDGYEAIYYNAWEDDFNEDPFIAILGQMWGVVKNVNESDITKKIKNTAKSLAFNMIKTGMKKHVDLDDPKLRSVSNQIIEKYKNSHSDKKKLKEVLNQLSEKVFQKTNHPLVFIVDELD; from the coding sequence ATGAATTTACCATTGAAAATAAATGAAGAGATAATTGATAGTCAAAATATTTGGAAAGATGACACTTTGAGCAGAAAAATAATAGCAGATGGTCTAACAAATATTGTCGCCAGTGAGATGAACTCAATGGTTTTATGTGTTGATGGAGGGTGGGGAACTGGTAAAACATTTTTATTACAAAGGTGGCATGCTCAATTAGAAAAAGATGGTTATGAAGCAATTTATTATAATGCCTGGGAAGATGATTTTAACGAAGACCCTTTTATTGCAATCCTTGGTCAAATGTGGGGTGTGGTAAAAAACGTTAACGAGAGTGACATAACAAAAAAAATTAAAAATACTGCGAAATCTTTGGCTTTTAATATGATTAAAACAGGTATGAAAAAACATGTAGATTTGGATGATCCAAAGTTAAGGTCTGTTTCTAATCAAATAATTGAAAAATATAAGAATTCTCATTCGGACAAAAAAAAACTAAAAGAAGTATTGAACCAGTTATCTGAAAAAGTATTTCAAAAAACAAATCATCCCTTGGTATTTATTGTGGATGAATTGGATTGA
- a CDS encoding chemotaxis protein CheW produces MKNEIKLVVFRLGEEEFGAPIHQVHEILRLVEITRVPRAPRFIEGVVNLRGRIIPVLDLRRRFELPLDASPQKKRRIMEVEVEGQILGMIVDEVSEVVRLPVDAIEPPPPMVADIAGEYLSGIGKLPGRILIMLNFDKILSEQETHQVEQVATESLPGETPDASSILLQEEN; encoded by the coding sequence ATGAAAAATGAAATAAAATTAGTGGTCTTCAGACTGGGTGAAGAGGAATTTGGCGCGCCGATTCATCAAGTACATGAAATTCTTCGGTTGGTTGAGATAACCCGTGTTCCCCGGGCACCCCGGTTTATTGAGGGTGTGGTTAATTTAAGAGGAAGGATTATTCCGGTTCTCGATTTGCGGCGTCGTTTTGAATTGCCGCTGGATGCCTCTCCGCAAAAAAAACGGCGGATTATGGAGGTGGAAGTGGAAGGGCAAATTTTAGGGATGATTGTTGATGAAGTAAGCGAGGTGGTTCGTCTCCCGGTTGATGCGATTGAACCGCCGCCGCCCATGGTTGCCGACATTGCAGGAGAGTATCTTTCAGGGATTGGAAAATTACCTGGCAGGATTTTAATTATGCTGAATTTTGATAAAATACTTTCGGAACAGGAAACACATCAGGTCGAGCAAGTTGCAACAGAAAGTTTGCCCGGTGAGACACCGGATGCTTCAAGTATTCTACTTCAGGAGGAGAACTAA
- a CDS encoding tetratricopeptide repeat protein produces the protein MSGTEDMQSIREFEYGIDQNDASAHNNLGVFYYSKGMYVEAIKEFKRALEIDHNLTQAMENLQAVNKNTGIYDRAIGAYQRAIEMYPNDADAHYNLGNAFRYTGRYEEAISEYQRAIEITPSHLFAINSLGSVYKSLGRFDDALDLLKGAIDKAPHFADLHNTLGEVYYNKGSYDQAIQEFKTCVEINPEFAVAHYNLGFAYGDKGMNQEAEREFSRAVEINPGYAQASTNLAIDYYKAGEAGGSGWGDSSQAATAAQEGDPSAAYKELAKAYRLKGLYNEAIQQYEKALTVSPADAGLCNSLGEVYFELKMLPEALKQFHHAIELDIQYTEAYINAGILYRNQGHFPEAVDQFQKAFEYDPENVRCHYELGIVYYKQGKIEEAITEIERSIEKNPHYADAHYQLGIYYYRHNNYDGAVREFRRAIELSPAYSQDSEANIYLGLALADKGRFEEAIIEYQKALAIDAENAIAHNSLGMAYKSIGNFDDALEAYRKAIAINSQYAKAFNNLGVIYYQKGVYDRAIEEFNHALEIDPEYDTAKKNLVAAAKKKDIFNEAIEKLQADIRANPNNAAAHYDLANVYRNTDRFEESIDEYQKALKINPRYVEACTNLGLIYKKLDRSDEALEVLLRAVSLNPDYPDAHYYLGEVYLQKKWLDEAEVEYCRTLELNPKHIEVHDRLGKIYSLRNWWDEAIAAWDRFIQLAPNTEAAMRATEKMRSTQDWLDQFRYSPGTKNRRLIR, from the coding sequence ATGAGCGGAACCGAGGATATGCAAAGCATCCGGGAATTCGAGTACGGCATTGATCAAAATGACGCCTCGGCGCACAACAACCTCGGTGTGTTTTATTATTCCAAAGGCATGTATGTAGAAGCCATCAAGGAATTTAAAAGAGCGTTGGAGATTGATCATAATTTAACCCAGGCCATGGAAAATCTTCAGGCAGTCAATAAAAATACGGGTATTTATGACCGGGCGATCGGGGCATACCAACGAGCCATTGAAATGTATCCCAATGATGCTGACGCGCATTACAATTTGGGAAATGCTTTCCGCTATACCGGACGGTATGAAGAGGCCATTTCGGAATATCAAAGAGCAATCGAAATTACACCCTCACATCTTTTTGCCATTAATTCTCTTGGTTCGGTCTATAAAAGTCTGGGGCGATTTGATGATGCACTGGACCTTTTAAAAGGCGCAATCGACAAAGCACCGCATTTTGCAGATCTGCACAATACGTTGGGAGAGGTGTATTATAATAAAGGTTCGTATGATCAGGCGATCCAGGAATTTAAAACCTGCGTTGAAATTAATCCGGAATTTGCAGTAGCGCATTACAATTTGGGGTTCGCCTACGGGGATAAGGGTATGAACCAGGAAGCGGAACGGGAATTTTCCCGGGCAGTTGAGATTAATCCGGGGTATGCGCAAGCCTCCACCAATTTGGCGATTGATTACTACAAGGCAGGTGAAGCGGGCGGTTCAGGGTGGGGCGATTCCTCACAGGCTGCAACCGCAGCGCAAGAAGGGGATCCGTCGGCCGCGTATAAAGAATTGGCCAAGGCTTATCGCCTCAAAGGATTGTATAATGAAGCCATCCAGCAATATGAAAAGGCGCTGACCGTGAGCCCGGCGGATGCCGGGCTTTGTAATAGCCTGGGTGAAGTTTATTTTGAACTTAAAATGCTGCCCGAGGCACTTAAACAATTTCATCATGCCATTGAATTGGATATTCAGTATACGGAAGCCTATATCAATGCGGGGATTTTATACCGGAATCAGGGGCATTTTCCGGAGGCGGTGGATCAGTTTCAAAAAGCATTCGAGTATGACCCGGAAAATGTGCGATGTCATTATGAACTGGGAATCGTCTACTATAAGCAGGGTAAAATCGAGGAGGCGATTACGGAAATTGAACGGTCGATTGAAAAAAATCCTCATTATGCGGATGCGCATTATCAACTGGGTATTTATTATTATCGACATAATAATTATGATGGTGCGGTCCGGGAATTTCGGCGGGCCATCGAGCTTTCGCCGGCTTACTCGCAAGACAGTGAGGCGAATATTTATCTTGGACTGGCTTTGGCGGACAAGGGCCGTTTTGAAGAAGCGATTATTGAGTATCAAAAAGCATTGGCGATTGATGCGGAAAATGCGATCGCCCACAATTCTCTGGGGATGGCGTATAAAAGCATTGGGAATTTTGACGATGCGTTGGAGGCGTACCGCAAGGCGATCGCCATTAATTCACAGTACGCCAAAGCATTTAATAATCTGGGTGTTATTTATTACCAAAAAGGTGTCTATGATCGGGCGATCGAGGAGTTTAATCATGCCTTGGAAATAGATCCGGAATATGACACCGCGAAAAAAAATCTGGTGGCGGCGGCTAAGAAGAAAGATATTTTTAATGAAGCGATTGAAAAGCTGCAGGCGGATATTCGCGCCAATCCGAACAATGCAGCGGCTCATTATGACTTGGCCAATGTCTATCGCAACACGGATCGTTTTGAAGAGTCAATAGACGAGTACCAAAAAGCATTGAAAATCAATCCGCGGTATGTCGAGGCTTGTACCAATCTGGGATTGATTTATAAAAAACTCGACCGTTCCGACGAGGCGTTGGAGGTTCTCTTGCGCGCCGTTTCATTAAACCCCGACTATCCGGATGCACATTATTATTTGGGAGAGGTTTATTTGCAAAAAAAATGGCTGGATGAGGCTGAGGTGGAATACTGCCGGACCTTGGAACTCAATCCAAAACATATTGAGGTCCATGATCGGCTGGGGAAAATTTACAGCCTGCGCAACTGGTGGGACGAGGCGATTGCCGCCTGGGACCGTTTTATCCAGCTGGCGCCAAACACAGAGGCGGCGATGCGGGCCACCGAGAAGATGCGCAGCACACAAGACTGGTTGGATCAGTTCCGTTATTCGCCGGGAACCAAGAACCGCCGGCTGATACGCTGA
- a CDS encoding response regulator produces MASKILIVDDASFMRMMLRNILTSHGYAIVGEAENGKVAIEAYQEFRPDITLIDLIMPEMGGIEAVKRIVEIDPKAKIVICSAMGQQALVVEAMQAGARDFIIKPFQPTGVVEAIQKVEQEEE; encoded by the coding sequence GTGGCAAGTAAAATCCTCATCGTAGACGACGCGTCGTTTATGCGCATGATGTTGCGAAATATACTTACCAGCCATGGATACGCGATTGTTGGGGAGGCGGAGAATGGTAAAGTTGCGATTGAAGCGTATCAGGAATTCCGGCCGGACATTACATTGATTGATTTGATTATGCCTGAAATGGGCGGGATTGAAGCAGTCAAACGTATTGTGGAGATTGATCCCAAAGCAAAAATTGTAATTTGCAGCGCGATGGGTCAGCAGGCCTTGGTGGTGGAGGCCATGCAGGCAGGTGCCCGTGATTTTATTATTAAACCTTTTCAGCCGACCGGCGTTGTTGAAGCGATTCAAAAAGTTGAACAGGAAGAGGAGTAG
- a CDS encoding response regulator → MPARILIADDAAFMRVMIKGILEKQNYEIVGEAKDGKEAIEMYKNLKPDLTTMDIIMPEVNGIEAVKEIIQVDSKAVIIMCSAMGQQAMVIEAIAAGAKDFVIKPFQPPRVLEAVERALAK, encoded by the coding sequence ATGCCTGCCAGGATCCTCATCGCCGATGATGCCGCTTTTATGCGGGTTATGATCAAGGGAATTTTAGAAAAACAGAACTATGAAATTGTGGGAGAAGCCAAAGACGGCAAAGAGGCAATAGAGATGTATAAAAACCTAAAACCGGACTTGACCACAATGGATATTATCATGCCCGAAGTCAATGGCATTGAGGCGGTTAAGGAAATCATTCAAGTGGATTCCAAGGCTGTTATCATTATGTGTAGTGCCATGGGACAACAGGCAATGGTCATTGAGGCGATTGCCGCCGGGGCCAAAGATTTTGTTATTAAGCCATTTCAACCGCCTCGCGTTTTAGAAGCAGTCGAACGCGCGCTGGCAAAATAA
- a CDS encoding tetratricopeptide repeat protein, with translation MDKIQDHINLGVAFSLTRRYQDAIREFSKALELNPEAPEVHFQLGVLYSNIGKYDEAVEEYNRVLKANSKHINAHCKLGLIYSNTGKLDEAIREYRQALEINADDSGIHNNLGDVYYKQGILTEASSEYVSALKINPNLSEVHFKLGYIYESQGKYAEGVEEYESALKINPKHAGVHNIIAGLKSKMGQFAEAEAACRKALEINPDDVISLQNLGTILVRLGQSEEAIMFVQRALKVNPKNIEAFTLLGQIYAKLGKREEAVAAYKQVLEINPDDANLHKMLAFIYDQQDNQGEALKEYEQARKLSPKDTSIHVGMANFLYRTSDFDRAQAAFKDVLELEPHNAEAYLKLGNIFYKKLEKEKALKVWEKSLELDPQNEILRNNIKFMKGTGT, from the coding sequence TTGGATAAAATTCAAGACCATATTAATTTAGGCGTGGCTTTTTCTTTGACACGGCGTTATCAAGATGCCATACGCGAATTCAGCAAAGCACTGGAACTTAATCCTGAAGCCCCGGAAGTTCATTTTCAGCTCGGGGTGCTGTATTCCAATATCGGGAAGTATGATGAGGCGGTGGAGGAATACAACCGCGTCCTGAAAGCAAATTCCAAACACATCAATGCGCATTGCAAACTGGGGTTGATCTATTCCAATACGGGCAAGCTGGATGAGGCGATTCGTGAATATCGGCAAGCCCTGGAGATTAATGCCGATGATTCGGGGATTCATAATAATCTGGGAGACGTATATTATAAACAGGGTATTTTGACCGAGGCGAGCAGCGAGTATGTGTCGGCCTTGAAAATCAATCCTAATCTTTCCGAAGTTCATTTTAAGCTCGGCTATATTTATGAGAGCCAGGGTAAATATGCCGAGGGTGTGGAGGAATATGAATCGGCGCTGAAAATTAATCCCAAACACGCCGGTGTTCACAATATTATCGCCGGGTTGAAATCCAAAATGGGACAATTTGCGGAAGCGGAAGCAGCCTGCCGGAAAGCATTGGAAATTAATCCGGATGATGTCATCAGTCTGCAAAATCTTGGAACGATTCTTGTTCGGCTGGGACAATCCGAAGAGGCGATTATGTTTGTCCAGCGCGCGCTCAAGGTGAATCCGAAAAATATTGAGGCGTTTACGCTGCTGGGGCAGATTTATGCCAAACTGGGAAAACGGGAAGAAGCGGTGGCAGCCTACAAGCAGGTTTTGGAGATTAATCCGGATGATGCCAATTTGCATAAAATGCTGGCCTTTATCTATGATCAACAGGATAATCAAGGTGAGGCCCTCAAGGAGTATGAGCAGGCCCGTAAGTTGTCACCCAAGGATACGAGTATTCATGTCGGGATGGCCAATTTTCTTTACCGGACTTCGGATTTTGATCGTGCCCAGGCGGCATTCAAAGATGTCCTGGAATTGGAACCGCATAATGCTGAAGCGTATCTCAAACTCGGCAATATTTTTTATAAAAAGCTGGAGAAGGAAAAGGCACTTAAGGTCTGGGAAAAGTCCTTGGAGCTTGATCCGCAGAATGAGATTTTGCGGAATAACATAAAATTTATGAAGGGTACGGGGACATGA
- a CDS encoding chemotaxis protein CheC → MDDPNQINEFYRDALRELGNIGAGNAATALSQLVGRTITMSVPDVMIIPVEKVPEQVGGAEDIVAGIYLEVFGDLPSKILVTFPHDNLIRLTDMLLGQTLGSTALMSEMKLSALKELGAILSGAYLNALAKFLDMRMIPSVPALAIDTMTAILETILVEISVNTQYALMLKTEIIETEAKISGTFFLIPEAGSLDIIVGAIQKAAGVVDA, encoded by the coding sequence ATGGATGATCCCAACCAAATTAATGAATTTTATCGCGATGCACTAAGAGAGCTGGGGAATATCGGTGCCGGCAATGCTGCGACTGCACTTTCTCAATTGGTGGGACGTACCATCACCATGTCTGTTCCGGATGTGATGATTATTCCGGTTGAAAAAGTTCCTGAACAGGTCGGTGGGGCGGAGGACATTGTTGCCGGGATTTATCTCGAAGTATTCGGCGATTTGCCCTCGAAAATTTTGGTGACTTTTCCGCATGATAATCTTATCCGGCTGACAGATATGCTGCTGGGCCAGACATTGGGGTCGACCGCGCTCATGAGCGAGATGAAGTTATCCGCGCTTAAAGAATTGGGAGCGATTTTATCCGGTGCTTATTTAAATGCTTTGGCAAAATTTCTGGATATGCGCATGATTCCATCTGTTCCGGCGCTGGCAATTGATACGATGACCGCTATTTTAGAAACCATTTTGGTCGAAATTTCTGTGAATACACAATATGCGTTAATGCTTAAAACTGAAATTATAGAGACGGAAGCAAAAATTTCCGGAACCTTCTTCTTGATTCCTGAAGCCGGTTCTTTGGATATTATTGTTGGTGCGATACAAAAAGCTGCGGGAGTTGTCGATGCCTGA